A region of Emys orbicularis isolate rEmyOrb1 chromosome 20, rEmyOrb1.hap1, whole genome shotgun sequence DNA encodes the following proteins:
- the LOC135892510 gene encoding phospholipase A2 inhibitor 31 kDa subunit-like, producing the protein MSEPILELGGACLQCEVCDGPGTSCTGDLQTCSAGEDTCGFVLIKFTLVREKMQYISKRCASSSKIKATPRTMNFGKAITARISISSCERDNCSPTTVKVPPADTEPNGLHCPACVGMHTDECSGKTLECTGTETKCINIAGTIPLGTGLVLEVLDMPGAAQTPTEIGDRFCARLSRLYPYFEL; encoded by the exons ATGAGTGAACCAATCCTGGAACTGGGAG gGGCCTGTCTGCAGTGTGAGGTTTGCGATGGACCAGGAACCAGCTGCACGGGCGACCTACAGACCTGCAGTGCTGGGGAAGACACTTGTGGCTTTGTTCTAATCAAATTCACATTGG TGAGAGAGAAGATGCAGTACATTTCCAAGCGCTGTGCGTCATCCAGCAAAATTAAAGCCACCCCCAGGACCATGAATTTTGGGAAGGCAATAACAGCAAGGATCAGCATCTCCTCTTGTGAGAGAGACAACTGCAGCCCAACCACTGTTAaag TGCCCCCGGCTGACACCGAACCCAATGgcctgcactgcccagcctgtGTGGGTATGCACACTGATGAATGCAGTGGAAAGACCCTGGAGTGTACTGGAACCGAGACCAAATGCATCAACATCGCTGGGACTATACCACTGG GGACTGGCTTAGTATTGGAAGTCCTCGatatgccaggtgctgcacagacaccgaCCGAGATTGGAGACCGTTTTTGTGccaggctgtcaaggctgtatccctactttgaactttag